In Chlorocebus sabaeus isolate Y175 chromosome 11, mChlSab1.0.hap1, whole genome shotgun sequence, one DNA window encodes the following:
- the LLPH gene encoding protein LLP homolog, whose translation MAKSLRSKWKRKMRAEKRKKNAPKELSRLKSILKLEGDVLMKDVQEIATVVVPKRKHCQEKMQCEVKDEKDDMKMETDIKRNKKTLLDQHGQYPIWMNQRQRKRLKAKREKGKGKSKAKAVKVAKGLAW comes from the exons ATGGCTAAAAGCTTACGGAGTAAGTGGAAAAGAAAGATGCgtgctgaaaagagaaaaaagaatgcccCAAAGGAGCTCAGCAGGCTTAAAAGTATTCTCAAACTAGAAGGTGATGTTTTAATGAAAGATGTTCAAGAGATAGCAACTGTGGTGGTACCCAAACGCAAACATTGCCAAGAGAAAATGCAATGTGAGGTAAAAGATGAAAAAG ATGACATGAAAATGGAGACTGAtattaagagaaacaaaaagactcTTCTAGACCAGCATGGACAGTACCCAATATGGATGaaccaaaggcaaagaaaaaggcTGAAGGCAAAGcgagagaaaggaaaggggaaaagcaaagcaaaagcaGTGAAAGTGGCAAAGGGTTTGGCCTGGTAG